From the Vallitalea longa genome, the window TAATATAGTAAAAAGCAAAATTGGTATACATATGACTAGTAATAATATGATACCTGCAATTACTCTATTTCTTTTCTTCTTACGATTTGCTATATAAACTTTTTCCCAATGCCTAACAGCTTTAGTACTTACTTCAAGTTTATCAGCAATCTCTTCAACTGTTTTATTTCCATTAATGATTAATTTAACATTATTAATCTTAACATTATTATCTATTTTTTTTACCATCGCTTTCATCCTATTAAATTATTTTCACTTAATATGTCATAAAGTGTCAAACGAAACGTCCCAATGTCATATAATGTATTCTAAAAAACTTTTCAATTACTTCAATATAATAAAACATTGCCAACATTAGCAATTATAACCTATATTTAAATAATCGAAAAGTTATTACTCATTATCATTCTATTGTAACACTTTTATTGTCTATCATTCTTTGTAAAGCTGTCATAATACCGAATTTTGCATGATGCCATGATAAACCGCCCTGAAAAAAAACTGTATACGGGGGTTTTATAGGTGCATCAGCACTTAACTCTATTGATGAACCTTGTACAAATGCGCCCGCTGCCATAATCACTTCTGAATCATATCCTGGCATATCCCATGGTTCTGGTGTTACATAACTATCTACTGGAGATGCAGCTTGAATTCCTTGACAAAAAGCAATTATCGCTTCAGGTGATCCCAGATTAATAGCTTGTATGATATCATGTCTACTTTCATCTTTATCAGGTATTACCTCATAACCTAACTTCTGAAAAACATTAGCAGCAAATATAGCTCCTTTTAAAGCACCTGCTACAATTTGTGGTGACATGAATAATCCTTGAAAAAATTGTTGATTAAGTCCAAGGGTAGCACCTATTTCTTTTCCTAATCCAGGAGCTGTCAATCTAACTGCACAATTTTCTATATACTCTTCTTTACCAACAATATATCCGCCAATTGGTGCAAGTCCACCACCTGGATTCTTAATTAACGAGCCTACTATCATATCTGCCCCTAAGTCTGTAGGTTCTATTTTTTCCACAAATTCTCCATAACAATTATCAACCATACATATTATGTCACTTCTTACACCTTTAACGCATGAGATGATTTCTCCTATCTGATTAACAGATAGCGTAGGTCTTGTATCGTAACCTTTTGATCTTTGGATAGTAACAAGTTTCGTTCTATCATTAATAGCGTTTCTAATCCCATCAAAATCAATGCTCTTATTCTCTATCATATCTACTTGATTATAAGTAATATCATATTCACTTAGTGAACCTCTGGTTTCTCTAATACCTATAACCTCTTCTAAAGTATCATATACTTTACCTACTGGTGATAATATTTCATCGCCAGGTCTTAAATTCGCTGCTAAAGCAACTGTAAGTGCATGAGTTCCAGATATTAATTGTGGACGCACTAAAGCAGCTTCTGCATTAAATACAGAAGCATACACACTTTCCAACGTATCTCTCCCAAGATCATTATAACCATATCCGGTTGTTGCAGCAAAATGTACATCACTAACTCTATTTTCTCTCATTGCTGAGAGCACTTTTAGTTGATTATACTCTGCAATTTCATCAACATCTTTAAATCTATCAATCAAACCATTTTCTATTTCTTGACAAAAGTTATAAACCTCTTCTGAGATGTTTTGCTTTTGATACATCTTTTGTAAAAAATTAGTCATTTATCTATACCTCTTTATTCTTCAATAGATAAGGATACTTCTCTTGAAGGAATAACAGTTGATATAGCATGTTTATATATCATTTGTTGTTTACCTTCTGTTTCAAGAATTACTATAAAATTATCAAATCCTTTTACATATCCTTTAAGTTGAAATCCATTTGTTAAATATACCACTACGATTGTCTTGTCTTTTCTTACTTGATTTAAAAATAAATCTTGTAGATTAATTGGTTTACTCATTAACTCGCCCCCATTAGTATATTATTTTAAATTATATATTAATTTAATATTACTTCCTTAAACATATAAAGATCTACTTGTACTGACCTTAAGATACTCCACATGTATAGGACATTTACTCTAAGTAGGATATTAAGATTTCTATCTATTTATAAAATCTTAACAAAGCATAGCTTATTGGTTCTAATAAGAATAATAAATTTATATAATTTAATTTCTTTTGTATAATTTTTAACCTCATTACTATTGTATTATATAATTCCTAATTCTTCAATATCTTTTAACATTTTATTTAAAATTAATTCTTTATTAAAATTATATTCGTCAACATTTATCCATCTAACATTCTTTTCTCTTTTGAACCAGGTAATTTGGCGTTTTGCAAAATGTCTTGTATCTCTTTTTAATATATAGATAGCTCTATCTAAGTCATATTCACCATCTAGGAAACCGTAAATCTCCTTATATCCTAATCCTTTCATAGAGACTAGATCTTTTGTATACCCCATATCTTTAAGTTTTTCAACTTCATTTACCAAACCTTGTTCTATCATTATGTCTACTCTTTTGTCTATTCTTTCGTATAATAATTTTCTGTCCATATTTAATACATAAAATGCCAAGTTGTAATCAGATTCTTTTTGTGATTCTCTTTCATTATGAACAGAAATGGGCTTGCCCGTTTCTCTATAATATTCTAGAGCTCTAATTACTCTTTTTAGATTATTAGGATGAATCTTATTATACGATACAGAATCAATTTCCTTTAACATGTTGTGTACATGTTCATTACCTAATCGTAAAGCCTCTTCTTGTAACTGATTCCTATATGAATCATCCTTACATGTATTATCAAAATCAATATCATATAAAACTGATTGAATATAAAATCCAGTACCACCTACCATAATAGGTATCCTATTGATATCTACAATCTTATTGATAGATTCTTTGGCGAGATTCTGAAAAATATTTATATTAAATTCTTCATTAGGATCCAATATATCTATTAAATGATGTCTAATTCCTGAAGTTTCTTCTTGGGTAACTTTTGCTGTTCCAATATCCATATGTTTATAGACTTGCATAGAATCAGCAGATATAATTTCACCATTTATATTCTTTGCCAGCTTAACCGATAAATCAGTCTTTCCAACAGCTGTAGGTCCAGCTATAACAATCAAAGGTTTTTTCAATATATCCACTCCTATTATTGTATTCTTTTGAATTTCTTCTCTAACTCATATTTAGTCATTGAAATAATTGTAGGTCTACCGTGGGGGCATGTATACGGATTTTCAATTTTTAGTAACTCATCAAATAATTTTTCATATTCTATCAATGATAATTTGTCATGAGCTTTTACGGCTGCTTTACATGCCATTGTTGCTATATTATCTCTTATCATATCATATTTATTAGGGTCATAATGTTCATTCAAGTTATCTAATATGTCTATAAATTGTTCTTCACTTAATGATTTGTTAAATATATATGGTACACTCCTTATTGCATAAGCGTCTTTACCGAATTCTTCTATTTCAAATCCTAATTCATCAAATAACTTTTTATAGTCTTTCACAAGTTGTTTCTCTCTTATAGAAACATGTATTATTATTGGTTGTAAAAGACCTTGTGACATGATTTCCATATTTTTTAATTTATTCATAAATCTTTCGTAGAGAACTCTTTCATGTGCTGCATGTTGGTCTATAATATAAAATTTATTTTCTAGTTCAACTATCCAATAAGTATTAAATAATTGGCCTATTATTTTATGACTTTTAATAGTTTTTTTAGTTGGTTCTTCAGACTCCAGTAATACACCTTGTTCAACTATCTGTTTTTGGTTATTATTGACATTAACCTTATTATTGTCTTGATTATTTATTAAATTACTTATTTCTTTTTTAACAGTATTATCACTAATTGCATTTATAGCAGTCTCTTTTTTCACTTTTTCTTCTTCTTTATTATCTGGTTTTATTGTTTGTAAAAAAGTTTGATGCACCTTATCATTAGTTATTTGTGAATTTCTAATAAAAGTATTATTTTTATCTGTATCTTTATAATTTGTGGCTTTTTCTTTAAGAATATCATTTTTTATCTGATTCAACCTATTTTTCTCAAATGGTTCAGGAATAGAAGCTTTTTTACTGTTAATTATCTCAGATTGTATCTTCTTCTTATTGTCTATAGTCACTTCAGGTATTAAATCAATTTTCCTTAATGATTCATTTATCCCTTTTATAAATGAACTATACATAATAGACTCATTATGAAACCTAACCTCCATTTTAGTAGGATGCACATTAACATCAATAAGTTCAGGATTTATTTTAATATAGAATGCTGTGAAAGGATATCTATGAACTGTTAATTTAGTTTTATATCCTTCTTCTATAGCTTTCATTATGATTTTGCTCTTTATATAACGACCATTAATATAGTAGTTTTCATAATTCCTATTTGCTCTGCTGATGCTAGGTTTCCCAATGTATCCTTTGATTTCAAAATCATCCTCTTTGATTTCAATAGGTACTATGTTCTTAGCTATTTCTTTACCATAAATATTGAAAATACAATCCTTAAGAACATTATTACCAGAAGTATGTAATTTTATAGTATTATTATAAATAAATTTGAACGATATATGCATATTACCAAGAGCCAGTTTATTAATTAATTCACTTACATAAGCTCCTTCTGTAGCAGGTTTTTTAAGAAATTTACGTCTTGCTGGTGTATTGAAAAATATATTATTAACAATGATGGTGGTTCCTTCTGGGCAACCAATTTCTTCTTTACTTATTTCTTTACCGCCTTCAATTACATATCTTACACCTGTAATATCATCATAAGTTTTAGTTATCACTTCTACCTGTGATACTGCTGCAATACTAGCTAATGCTTCACCTCTAAAACCAAGTGACGATACTGTTACCAGATCTTCTATTGATTTTATTTTACTGGTTGAATGTCTGATGAATGCTGTTTGAATATCTTCTTTTGAAATTCCTTTTCCATTATCCGTTATACGAATAAAAGATATTCCTCCTTCTTTTATCTCAACAGTTACAGCACTTGCATTAGCATCAATAGAATTTTCAACTAATTCCTTAACAACTGATGATGGTCTTTCGACAACTTCACCTGCAGCTATTTTATTGATAGTACTTTGATCTAGAATTTTTATTTCAGGCATAATGACACTTCCTTTCTAATCTAAGGCTCTTTTATGTAATTCATACAGCTTATTCAATGCATCCAGTGGTGTCATTTCTACTATATTAAGACTTTTTAATTCATCTATTACATCATTATTATTCATAACATCAAATAATCCTAATTGAACTGGTTCATCTGCTTCCTTAGCCTTCTCCTCAGTAATAATTTCAGTATCATCTTCATTGATTGTAGCTATTTCTTCTATAGCATCTTTACATACTATTTCAGTCTTCTTAGTAATATCTGCATTGCTTAATTCTGATAATAATATTTTAGCTCTGTCTATCACATCATTTGGAACACCTGCAAGTTTCGCAACTTGTACACCATAGCTGTTATCCGTACTTCCTTTTATGATTTTACGCAAAAATATTATATCATCGCCTTTTTCTTTTACTGAAATACAATAATTCTGTACACCATCAACTTTTCCTTCTAATTCAGTAAGTTCATGATAATGGGTAGCAAATAATGTTTTCGCACCAATTTTCTTTTTATTTACTATATATTCAACAACTGACCATGCAATACTAAGTCCATCAAATGTACTTGTACCTCTACCTATTTCATCAAGAATAAGAAGGCTGTTACTTGTTGCATTTCTTAGTATATTGGCAACTTCTGTCATTTCAACCATAAAAGTACTTTGACCGGACGCAAGATCATCAGAAGCTCCTACTCTAGTGAAAATACGATCCACTATTCCAATATGTGCTTTACTAGCTGGAACAAAGCTACCAATCTGTGCCATCAGAACAATTAATGCAACTTGTCTCATATATGTGGATTTACCTGCCATATTAGGACCTGTTATAATGGAGAATCTGCTATCTTCCTTATTGAGATAGGTATCATTGCAGATGAACATCTCATTATTCATCATTTTCTCAACAACAGGATGACGCCCATCTTTTATGTCAATATCACCATCATTACTTAATACTGGACGTATATAATTATATTTGTCAGCAACATCAGCCAATGAAGATATAACATCAAGTATAGCTACCTTGTATGCTGTATCCTTAATTCTATCCACTTCTTTAGCTACTTTATTTCTCAATTCCACGAATAGTTCATACTCAAGAGCTACAACTTTTTCCTCTGCTCCCATTATAGTATTTTCCATTTCTTTTAATTCTGGAGTAATATATCTTTCTGAATTAGTTAAGGTCTGTTTTCTAACATATCTATCAGGAACTAGATTCAGGTTTGATTTTGTTACATCTATGTAATATCCAAATACTTTATTGAACTTTATTTTCAGATTCTTAATTCCTGTCAATTCTTTTTCTTTCGCTTCTAATTCAGCAATCCACTGTTTACCTCTTGTTCCAGCTTTTCTTAACTTATCAACTTGCTGATGATAACCGGTTTTAATTATTCCCCCGTCCTTTATAGATATAGGAGGATCATCAATTATTCCCTTATTGATTAAATCAAAAACATCGCGTAGGTCATCAAAATTATCTTTCATCCGGGTAATGTATTTGCAATTCAATTCGCTCAATAGTTTTTTGATAAAAGGTAACATCTCAAGAGAATTCTTAAAAGCGATTAAATCTCTACAATTAGCCGTTTTCAGACTTATCTTACTCATTAATCTTTCTAAATCGTATATGGGATTAAGAAATTCCTTTAATTCTTCACTTACTATAGGTTTATTCTTTAATTCTTCAACTCCATCAAGTCTATCTTCAATATCGCTTTTTGATAACAAAGGCTGTTCAATCCATTTTCTTAAAAGCCTTGATCCCATAGCAGTTTTAGTTCTATCAAGCACCCATAATAAAGAACCTCTACGTTCTTTTTCTCTAAGTGTTTCTACTAACTCTAAGTTCCTTTTTGATGATAAGTCAACCATCATATAGGAATCTGTCAAATAAGGAGTCAACGTAGTTATATGAGATATATTACTTTTTTGAGTCTTATACAAATATTCTAATAATGCTCCTACTGCACATACCCCTTGGTTGAATTCCTTAATTCCCAATCCATCTATAGCACCTACTAAAAATTGGTCTTTTATGTTTTTCACACATCTATTATAATCAAAATACCAATCTTCTTCTTGACTTATATATGAATGAAATCTGTCTTTCAGCTCCCTGATGAAATCTGTAGATTCAATAATGTCTTTATTACATATTATTTCTGTTGGTACAAATTTTCCTATTTCATCAATAAGTTTTCTTTTCTCTTTTACTTCTGTAACCAGAAAATCTCCAGTAGTTATATCTACAAGTGCAATACCATAATTATCTTTATTATTGCATATACTCATCAAATAGTTGTTTTTGGTTTCGTCTAGTGATTGCATATTTAAATTGGTACCAGGCGTAACGATTCTAACAACTTCTCTCTTAACTATACCTTTGGCTTGCTTCGGATCTTCTACCTGTTCACATATAGCTACCTTGTACCCTTTTTTAATTAACTTATTGATATAGTTTTCAGATGAATGATGTGGAACACCACACATAGGCGCTCTATCAGCTTGTCCACAATCTCTGCCAGTTAACGTAATTCCTAATTCTCTAGACGCCAACTTAGCATCTTCAAAAAACATCTCATAGAAATCACCTAATCTAAAAAATAATATACAATCATCATATTGTTCTTTTAGGTCTATATATTGTTGCATCATAGGTGATAATTTATTCTTCATTAAGTAACCTCTTTTCGTAATGTAATTATTATCCGTAACGATTAATATAAAACTATAGTTTAATTTACTCAGCTAATTCCCCTAATAAATAATAACCTTTTGACTCAATTATATTAACAGGTACTATTTTACCTATTAAATCTTCATTACCTTTAAAGTGTACAAGATGATTACTTTCTAATCTACCTGATACTAGATCATTATTTTGTTTATTGACTTGTTCAACTAATACATCATAAGTAGAACCTACTTTATCACATGCTTTTTTATGCACTATTTCGTCTAATACTTCTAACAATCTATTAAAACGTTCTTTTGCTACATTCTCAGGAACTTGATTTTCCATAGTCGCAGCTGGTGTTCCAGTTCTGACGGAATATAAAAATGTAAAAGCATTGTCAAATTCAACTTTTTTAACTACATCTATCGTATCCATAAAATCTTCTTCGGTCTCTCCTGGGAAACCTACAATTATATCCGTAGTTAATGCGACATTTTTACGAACAGCTTTTATTTTATCAACTAACTCAAGATATTGCTCCTTAGTATATCTTCTATTCATTTTTTTAAGCACCTTGGTACTACCAGATTGAAATGGCAAATGAATATGATTACATAATTTTTTTGAATTTCCTATTACTTCTATAAGCTCGTCCGATAAATCTTTTGGATGAGAAGTCATGAATCTAATACGTTCCAATCCATCTATTTTTTCTATCTCTTGTATAAGCTCTGCAAAAGTAATAGGATTGTCCAAACTTTTTCCATAAGAGTTAACGTTTTGCCCTAATAAAGTTATCTCTTTCACTCCATCTTCAACCAATTCTTTTATTTCATTCATTATATCTTCTGGTTTTCTGCTTCTTTCCCTACCTCTAACGTAAGGTACTATACAATAAGTACAGAAATTGTTACATCCAAACATGACATTAACACTTGATTTAAATTTATATTTTCTGATGCTAGGAAGATCTTCAACGATTTCTTTATAATTTTCCCATATATCTATAACCATTTTACCTGTATCTAGCCTAGTTTGAATCAATTCTGCTAATTTATATAAATTATGAGTACCAAATAGAATATCCACATGTCTATATGCTCTTTTAATTTCTTTAATAACTGTATCTTGTTGCATCATACATCCACATAGTGCAATCAACATATTAGGATTACGTTTTTTACTATTTTTCAATGCGCCAAGTCTACCATATACTTTTAATTCAGCATTCTCTCTAACACAACATGTATTATATATAACAAAATCAGCATCTTTTTCTTCAGTTGCAGGTACATAACCTATTTGTTCTAATATTCCCTTTAGTTTTTCCGAATCATGGGCATTCATTTGGCACCCAAAAGTTGAGACAAAATATTTTAACCCTTTACCTTTTATTTGTTCTGAGAGTTTGTCCATTATTCGTTTTTGTTTTAGACTTTCTTCATGTGATATGTCTAGATTTTTATTCATTTTATTCCTCCACTATCCGTCTATTAAATGATTATCAATACACTTATCTTTTTATCGCATATATAATTTTATTTTTTATGATATTAGTATTTTACATAATATATAGTTTTTTTTCAACCATTGTTAATTATCATCTATGTTTTCATCATCTGAATTCATATCATCATTGTAATTATTAGATTCTTCATTAATAATATCTTTATACTTTTTGGTATTATATTTCTTTTTATCACAGGGGCTTCTAGTATTTAAACAATTATTGAATTCCCTTGACGACCTAACTAAACCTGATGCGCTTAAGCCAGTATATAAACCAAATATTACACATGATTTCAGATTAGTAGAACATAATGTCATACCAAGAGCTAGTCCAATAACTAGATTTATGAATGGTATATATCTGTTTGGTACTCCAGTCATTCTTATAGTTTCGCCCATACCTGCTATAAGGGGAATTAAAATTAAATATGAATATTCCACAACTTGTCCCTCCTTCTAATTCTTTAGTACATTATATGCTAAGATAATCAAAAGGGTGTACAAGCTCTATCTATTATAACATAATAATAGTCTTTAACATATCGTATATATAAATAATTTTTCATGTTTTTAGACAATTTAGTTATTGTTATTCTTACCAAATAATAGAATTATTGAATAAATTATTATATTAAAGTATAATATTGTTATTGAAAGTTGGTCTGCATTTATATGATAATAAAATTAATTATTCATCATATAGTTTCAAATAATTTTTGTATTACATTACTCTAAGGAGAAATCTATGATAATAATAAATAAGAATATTGATATAAACATAAAATCACTAAAGGAAAGATTTGACAGTCTTGAGAATCTACTGATATTTGATATTGAGACTACAGGATTTTCTTATAGGAAAAATATAATTTATTTAATTGGATGTGTTTACTTTGTTGATGAGCAAGCTAATATAATTCAATGGTTAGCAGAAAATGAAAATGATGAATATGCTGTTATTTATGAATTTATTAAATTCAGTAATGATTTCAAATGTATAGTTCATTATAACGGAACAACTTTTGACATTCCTTTCGTTTCAAAAAAAGCACATTTATACAGAATATCTAATACTCTTTCTTGTTTAGATAATATAGATATTTACAAATTAATAAAACCATGCAAACATATATTCAATATAGAAAATTGCAAATTGAAAACTATTGAGAAATATCTTAACATACATAGAAAAGATAAATTTTCTGGAGGAGAATTAATAAATCAATTCATTTCTTATACAAATTCTAAAGATATTATTATTAGAAATAACTTATTACAGCATAATGAAGACGATATAATTGGTTTGACAAAATCGCTAAAAATACTAGATTACATAGATATATATAACAATTTGGTCAATAATAAAATACCATTTACGATTGATAGTATTTCCATAGAAGAAATGATATTGGCTATCAACATTTCATTAAGCACAACTACACCTTTTGATTATAAATATACTCATGGAAATTACAGTGTTCATATAAATAATGAAAGAATAGTTATCAACATATCCTTAATAAAAGATGAATTAAAATATTTTTTTGATAATTATAAAGATTACTATTATGTTTATTCTGAAGATCAAGCAATTCATAAAGATATTGCTAAATACATTGACAAAGATAATAAAATTAAGGCTACACGAGAATTAAGTTATATAAAGAAAAGAGGCATTTTTATACCTCTACTTGATAACTATAACGCTATCAATGAAAATTTATTCTATACATCTACGAAATCCAAAACTAGATATATTATGTTATTAGACTGTACACTAGAAAACAATACTTTCATAGAAAATTTATGTATTAGCGTTCTAAATAATTTATAATAATTCATCATTTTTAGTGTAGAAAAAAGATTTTAAGGATGAAAATTTATATTCAATCGATTGAATAATCTGTTCTGTACTTCCAACAAAAAGAACTGCATCCTTTTTCATTGCTCTATTGAATTTTTTATAAATACTATCTTTTGCATCATCAGTAAAGTATATCAAAACATTACGGCATACGATTAAGTCACAGTTTTTAGGATATTCATCTTTTAATAAATTCAATTGTCTAAATTCTATACACTTTTTGATATCATCCGTGATCTGATATGAATTACCCACTTGTCTAAAAAATTTTGATTTGAATTCTTCAGGTAATCCAACTAAACTTTTATCTTTATATAGTCCTAATTTTGCTTTTTCCAAAACCTGCTTATCAATATCTGTTGCAACAATTTTAATTTGATTTAATGGTATAAATTTACTTAAAACCATAGCTAGAGAATAGGGTTCATCACCTGTAGAACAAGCGGAACTCCAAATTTTTAGGTTTTTAGAAAATTTATTGATCAGATAAGGTATAATATCTTTTTCAAGAACTTGCCATTGAGTAGGATTCCTATAAAATTCTGATACATTAATTGTCAAATAATTAATAAATTCTTCATATGTTTTTCTATCTTTTTTTAGTAAATCAACAAATTCTTGATAAGTTTCAGCTTCATTTTTTTTGATTAATGAATCTATACGCCTTTTCATTTGTCTTTCTTTATAGGAACTCAAATCAATTTTAGAGAGTCTGAAAATGGCTTCTTTAAAATCATCATAATTTTCAATCACTATTTTATCTTCCCCTTTAATAAGTTTATTACAGTTATTTGTTTGTACCC encodes:
- a CDS encoding aminotransferase class I/II-fold pyridoxal phosphate-dependent enzyme; the encoded protein is MTNFLQKMYQKQNISEEVYNFCQEIENGLIDRFKDVDEIAEYNQLKVLSAMRENRVSDVHFAATTGYGYNDLGRDTLESVYASVFNAEAALVRPQLISGTHALTVALAANLRPGDEILSPVGKVYDTLEEVIGIRETRGSLSEYDITYNQVDMIENKSIDFDGIRNAINDRTKLVTIQRSKGYDTRPTLSVNQIGEIISCVKGVRSDIICMVDNCYGEFVEKIEPTDLGADMIVGSLIKNPGGGLAPIGGYIVGKEEYIENCAVRLTAPGLGKEIGATLGLNQQFFQGLFMSPQIVAGALKGAIFAANVFQKLGYEVIPDKDESRHDIIQAINLGSPEAIIAFCQGIQAASPVDSYVTPEPWDMPGYDSEVIMAAGAFVQGSSIELSADAPIKPPYTVFFQGGLSWHHAKFGIMTALQRMIDNKSVTIE
- the hfq gene encoding RNA chaperone Hfq, which gives rise to MSKPINLQDLFLNQVRKDKTIVVVYLTNGFQLKGYVKGFDNFIVILETEGKQQMIYKHAISTVIPSREVSLSIEE
- the miaA gene encoding tRNA (adenosine(37)-N6)-dimethylallyltransferase MiaA, which produces MKKPLIVIAGPTAVGKTDLSVKLAKNINGEIISADSMQVYKHMDIGTAKVTQEETSGIRHHLIDILDPNEEFNINIFQNLAKESINKIVDINRIPIMVGGTGFYIQSVLYDIDFDNTCKDDSYRNQLQEEALRLGNEHVHNMLKEIDSVSYNKIHPNNLKRVIRALEYYRETGKPISVHNERESQKESDYNLAFYVLNMDRKLLYERIDKRVDIMIEQGLVNEVEKLKDMGYTKDLVSMKGLGYKEIYGFLDGEYDLDRAIYILKRDTRHFAKRQITWFKREKNVRWINVDEYNFNKELILNKMLKDIEELGII
- the mutL gene encoding DNA mismatch repair endonuclease MutL yields the protein MPEIKILDQSTINKIAAGEVVERPSSVVKELVENSIDANASAVTVEIKEGGISFIRITDNGKGISKEDIQTAFIRHSTSKIKSIEDLVTVSSLGFRGEALASIAAVSQVEVITKTYDDITGVRYVIEGGKEISKEEIGCPEGTTIIVNNIFFNTPARRKFLKKPATEGAYVSELINKLALGNMHISFKFIYNNTIKLHTSGNNVLKDCIFNIYGKEIAKNIVPIEIKEDDFEIKGYIGKPSISRANRNYENYYINGRYIKSKIIMKAIEEGYKTKLTVHRYPFTAFYIKINPELIDVNVHPTKMEVRFHNESIMYSSFIKGINESLRKIDLIPEVTIDNKKKIQSEIINSKKASIPEPFEKNRLNQIKNDILKEKATNYKDTDKNNTFIRNSQITNDKVHQTFLQTIKPDNKEEEKVKKETAINAISDNTVKKEISNLINNQDNNKVNVNNNQKQIVEQGVLLESEEPTKKTIKSHKIIGQLFNTYWIVELENKFYIIDQHAAHERVLYERFMNKLKNMEIMSQGLLQPIIIHVSIREKQLVKDYKKLFDELGFEIEEFGKDAYAIRSVPYIFNKSLSEEQFIDILDNLNEHYDPNKYDMIRDNIATMACKAAVKAHDKLSLIEYEKLFDELLKIENPYTCPHGRPTIISMTKYELEKKFKRIQ
- the mutS gene encoding DNA mismatch repair protein MutS, whose product is MKNKLSPMMQQYIDLKEQYDDCILFFRLGDFYEMFFEDAKLASRELGITLTGRDCGQADRAPMCGVPHHSSENYINKLIKKGYKVAICEQVEDPKQAKGIVKREVVRIVTPGTNLNMQSLDETKNNYLMSICNNKDNYGIALVDITTGDFLVTEVKEKRKLIDEIGKFVPTEIICNKDIIESTDFIRELKDRFHSYISQEEDWYFDYNRCVKNIKDQFLVGAIDGLGIKEFNQGVCAVGALLEYLYKTQKSNISHITTLTPYLTDSYMMVDLSSKRNLELVETLREKERRGSLLWVLDRTKTAMGSRLLRKWIEQPLLSKSDIEDRLDGVEELKNKPIVSEELKEFLNPIYDLERLMSKISLKTANCRDLIAFKNSLEMLPFIKKLLSELNCKYITRMKDNFDDLRDVFDLINKGIIDDPPISIKDGGIIKTGYHQQVDKLRKAGTRGKQWIAELEAKEKELTGIKNLKIKFNKVFGYYIDVTKSNLNLVPDRYVRKQTLTNSERYITPELKEMENTIMGAEEKVVALEYELFVELRNKVAKEVDRIKDTAYKVAILDVISSLADVADKYNYIRPVLSNDGDIDIKDGRHPVVEKMMNNEMFICNDTYLNKEDSRFSIITGPNMAGKSTYMRQVALIVLMAQIGSFVPASKAHIGIVDRIFTRVGASDDLASGQSTFMVEMTEVANILRNATSNSLLILDEIGRGTSTFDGLSIAWSVVEYIVNKKKIGAKTLFATHYHELTELEGKVDGVQNYCISVKEKGDDIIFLRKIIKGSTDNSYGVQVAKLAGVPNDVIDRAKILLSELSNADITKKTEIVCKDAIEEIATINEDDTEIITEEKAKEADEPVQLGLFDVMNNNDVIDELKSLNIVEMTPLDALNKLYELHKRALD
- the miaB gene encoding tRNA (N6-isopentenyl adenosine(37)-C2)-methylthiotransferase MiaB, translating into MNKNLDISHEESLKQKRIMDKLSEQIKGKGLKYFVSTFGCQMNAHDSEKLKGILEQIGYVPATEEKDADFVIYNTCCVRENAELKVYGRLGALKNSKKRNPNMLIALCGCMMQQDTVIKEIKRAYRHVDILFGTHNLYKLAELIQTRLDTGKMVIDIWENYKEIVEDLPSIRKYKFKSSVNVMFGCNNFCTYCIVPYVRGRERSRKPEDIMNEIKELVEDGVKEITLLGQNVNSYGKSLDNPITFAELIQEIEKIDGLERIRFMTSHPKDLSDELIEVIGNSKKLCNHIHLPFQSGSTKVLKKMNRRYTKEQYLELVDKIKAVRKNVALTTDIIVGFPGETEEDFMDTIDVVKKVEFDNAFTFLYSVRTGTPAATMENQVPENVAKERFNRLLEVLDEIVHKKACDKVGSTYDVLVEQVNKQNNDLVSGRLESNHLVHFKGNEDLIGKIVPVNIIESKGYYLLGELAE
- a CDS encoding ribonuclease H-like domain-containing protein, which translates into the protein MIIINKNIDINIKSLKERFDSLENLLIFDIETTGFSYRKNIIYLIGCVYFVDEQANIIQWLAENENDEYAVIYEFIKFSNDFKCIVHYNGTTFDIPFVSKKAHLYRISNTLSCLDNIDIYKLIKPCKHIFNIENCKLKTIEKYLNIHRKDKFSGGELINQFISYTNSKDIIIRNNLLQHNEDDIIGLTKSLKILDYIDIYNNLVNNKIPFTIDSISIEEMILAINISLSTTTPFDYKYTHGNYSVHINNERIVINISLIKDELKYFFDNYKDYYYVYSEDQAIHKDIAKYIDKDNKIKATRELSYIKKRGIFIPLLDNYNAINENLFYTSTKSKTRYIMLLDCTLENNTFIENLCISVLNNL